CAAAGCCTGAGGGAGGCTCGACCGATGCCTGGTGTGACCCGCCTTTCCGTCCGCAACATCCGCAAGAGCTTCGGCAACCACGAGGTCCTGCGCGGCATTTCGCTCGATGCGCAGGATGGCGACGTGATTTCGCTGCTCGGCGCCTCCGGCTCCGGCAAATCGACGTTCCTGCGCTGTATCAACCTTCTGGAGACGGCCACCGACGGCGAGATCTTCGTCGACGGCGAACAGATCCGCATGGTGCACAAGAACGGGCAAAGCCGCCCCGCAAGCCAGAAGCAGGTGGACCATATCCGCTCCGAACTCGGCATGGTGTTCCAGAGCTTCAATCTCTGGTCCCACATGACCATCCTGCAGAACGTCATCGAAGGCCCGGTGCACGTGCTGAAGCGCCCCAAGGCCGAATGCATCGCCGAAGCCGAAGCGCTGCTCGAAAAGGTCGGCATCGCCGACAAGCGCCATGCCTATCCGGCCCATCTGTCGGGCGGCCAGCAGCAGCGCGCGGCCATCGCCCGGGCGCTCGCCATGAAGCCCAAGGTCATGCTGTTCGACGAGCCGACCTCGGCACTCGACCCCGAACTCGTCGGCGAAGTGCTGCGCGTCATGCGCGCGCTGGCCGAAGAAGGCATGACCATGCTGGTCGTCACCCACGAAATGAGCTTCGCGCGCAACGTCTCCAACCGCGTCGTCTTCATGCGCCAGGGCCTGGTCGACAGCAGCGGCGCACCGGACGACATGTTCGGCAGCGGCGCGTCGCCGGCCTTCCGGCAGTTCATCGGCCATTTCGGAAACGGCCAATGAGCGTTCTTCTCGACGGCGGACTTTCCTGGCGGGAAGTCGCGCGGATCGGTGACGGCGAAACGCTCGTCCTTTCCGACCGCGCAACCGCCCGGCTCGCGCGGGCAAGAGACATCGTCGATGCCATCGTGGCGGCCGGCATTCGCGCCTATGGCGTCAATACGGGCGTCGGCGCGCTTTCCGATACCGTCGTCGACATCGCGTCGCAGAGCCGGCTGTCGCGCAACATCGTGCTGAGCCATGCCTGCGGCGTCGGCCCGCTGCTGGCGCCGCGCGAGGTTCGCGCGATCATCGCCGCGCAGATCGCAAATTTCTGCCACGGTCATTCGGGCGTGCGCCCGGCGGTCGTCAACCATCTCGCGGCCTTCCTCGCGCAGGACTGCATTCCCGACGTTCCCGCGAAAGGCTCGGCGGGCTACCTCACCCACAATGCGCATACCGCCCTCGTCCTGATCGGCGAAGGCCATGCGCGCGTGCGCGGCGAGCACAGGACCGGGCGGGAAGCGCTTGCGGCCATCGGCCTTGCGCCGCTGGTGCTCGAGGCCAAGGAAGGCCTCAGCCTGGTGAACGGCACGGCCTGCGCCACCGGCCTCACGGCGCTTGCCCTGTCCCGCGCCGAACGCCTGCTCGACTGGGCCGACGCCATAGCCGCGCTCACGCTCGAAGCCGCCGGATGCCAGATGGCGGCCTTTGACGAAGCCGTCCTTGCGCTTCGCCCTTCCGCGGGCATTGCCAAGGTCGGCGCGAGGCTGCGTACGCGGCTTGCCGGCAGCGGCCTGATCGCGGCGGCCGTCGGCAAGCGGACGCAGGATGCGCTCAGCCTCCGCTCCGTGCCGCATGCGCATGGCGCGGCCTGGGACGTGTTCGATCAGAGCGGTGCCGTCGTCGACCGCGAGCTTGCCTCGGTCACCGACAATCCCGCCGTCTCCGGCACACCGGATAATCCGGTCGTCTCCTCGCAGGCTCACGCCGTCGCCCCTGCCCTCGGCCAGGCGGCCGACAGTCTGGCGATTGCAATCGCGCAGATCGCGGCGATGAGCGAGCGGCGCATGGACCGCCTGGTCAATCCGCTGGTCAGCGGCCTGCCACCGTTCCTCGCCAGCGATGCCGGCAGCCATTCGGGCTTCATGATCGCGCAATACACTGCAACGGCGCTCAGCAATGACAACCGGCGCCTCGCCGCCCCGGCCGCCACCGATGGCGGCATCACCTCCGGCCTGCAGGAGGATTTCCTCGCGCATCCGACGGCCGCGGCAAACAAGCTGCTGGCGATCCTCGACAATGCGGAGCATATCCTGGCGATCGAATTGATGGCCGCCGCGCAGGCGCATGATTTCCTCACCGGCAAGGGCAAGCGTGCCGCCGGCACGGAAATCCTGCATTCGATGGCCCGCGCCAGGGTAGCCCACTACGAGGACGACCGGCCGCTCGGCGCCGATATCGCGGCGCTGAGGGCCTTGATCGCCGGGGAAACGCCGGCCGCATAACCGGAAAGGCAAACAATGCCCGCAGAGTTCGACGTCGCCGTCATCGGTCTTGGTGCCATGGGAAGCGCCGCGGCGTCCTTCGCCGCCGCGCGCGGCGCGCGCGTCCTGGGGCTGGAAGCGCATTTCCCCGCGCATGCCCTCAGCTCCTCGCACGGCGACAGCCGGCTGATCCGGCTCGGTTACTTCGAGGATCCGTCCTATGTGCCCCTTCTCAAGCGCGCCTATGAAAACTGGCGCGGGCTTGAGGCGCGGCTGCGCGCGGACATCCTCACCGTCACCGGCGTGCTGCAGATCGGCCGTCCCGACAGCAAGATCGTCAGCGGCACCAAGGCGTCCTGCGACCTGCACGGCCTGACC
This genomic stretch from Roseateles sp. XES5 harbors:
- the hutH gene encoding histidine ammonia-lyase, whose amino-acid sequence is MSVLLDGGLSWREVARIGDGETLVLSDRATARLARARDIVDAIVAAGIRAYGVNTGVGALSDTVVDIASQSRLSRNIVLSHACGVGPLLAPREVRAIIAAQIANFCHGHSGVRPAVVNHLAAFLAQDCIPDVPAKGSAGYLTHNAHTALVLIGEGHARVRGEHRTGREALAAIGLAPLVLEAKEGLSLVNGTACATGLTALALSRAERLLDWADAIAALTLEAAGCQMAAFDEAVLALRPSAGIAKVGARLRTRLAGSGLIAAAVGKRTQDALSLRSVPHAHGAAWDVFDQSGAVVDRELASVTDNPAVSGTPDNPVVSSQAHAVAPALGQAADSLAIAIAQIAAMSERRMDRLVNPLVSGLPPFLASDAGSHSGFMIAQYTATALSNDNRRLAAPAATDGGITSGLQEDFLAHPTAAANKLLAILDNAEHILAIELMAAAQAHDFLTGKGKRAAGTEILHSMARARVAHYEDDRPLGADIAALRALIAGETPAA
- a CDS encoding ABC transporter ATP-binding protein gives rise to the protein MPGVTRLSVRNIRKSFGNHEVLRGISLDAQDGDVISLLGASGSGKSTFLRCINLLETATDGEIFVDGEQIRMVHKNGQSRPASQKQVDHIRSELGMVFQSFNLWSHMTILQNVIEGPVHVLKRPKAECIAEAEALLEKVGIADKRHAYPAHLSGGQQQRAAIARALAMKPKVMLFDEPTSALDPELVGEVLRVMRALAEEGMTMLVVTHEMSFARNVSNRVVFMRQGLVDSSGAPDDMFGSGASPAFRQFIGHFGNGQ